A stretch of Gadus macrocephalus chromosome 17, ASM3116895v1 DNA encodes these proteins:
- the LOC132475695 gene encoding uncharacterized protein LOC132475695 isoform X2 — translation MKKLLPLLLCLALAVLLAHGMPPISREFNTHCRCAEVESRMIPPDRLKSLKIFPRDAHCHKTEVILGWLCRALNTRDNVCDSLVHISGKSST, via the exons ATGAAAAAACTACTTCCACTTCTGCTGTGTCTGGCCTTGGCTGTTCTCCTCGCTCACG GCATGCCCCCCATCAGCAGGGAGTTCAACACACACTGCCGCTGCGCCGAGGTGGAGTCCCGCATGATCCCCCCCGACCGCCTGAAGAGCCTCAAGATCTTCCCCCGGGACGCCCACTGCCACAAGACCGAGGTCAT tctggggtggctgtgcagagcgctaaacactcgggacaacgtttgcgattcacttgttcacatttccgggaaatcatctacgtag
- the LOC132475695 gene encoding C-X-C motif chemokine 10-like isoform X1, with protein sequence MKKLLPLLLCLALAVLLAHGMPPISREFNTHCRCAEVESRMIPPDRLKSLKIFPRDAHCHKTEVIAGLTNGERICLNPQSAWVRRLVRFVLQQQQTQPQTE encoded by the exons ATGAAAAAACTACTTCCACTTCTGCTGTGTCTGGCCTTGGCTGTTCTCCTCGCTCACG GCATGCCCCCCATCAGCAGGGAGTTCAACACACACTGCCGCTGCGCCGAGGTGGAGTCCCGCATGATCCCCCCCGACCGCCTGAAGAGCCTCAAGATCTTCCCCCGGGACGCCCACTGCCACAAGACCGAGGTCAT TGCTGGATTGACCAATGGAGAGAGGATTTGTCTTAACCCCCAGTCAGCCTGGGTCAGGAGACTGGTGCGATtcgtcctccagcagcagcaaaccCAGCCGCAGACtgaataa
- the LOC132475694 gene encoding cornifelin homolog B-like — translation MAVTSTTTVIQVGGAPSSRHWSTELCDCCTDTKTCCCGFWCFPCMQCKAAGDFGWCCAMPLLDFFCCAVSCCLRASMRERYNIDGSGCNDCCALMWCYPFVWCQMAREVKIRKHGSALPTTTVITNQVTSH, via the exons ATGGCCGTGACGTCCACCACCACTGTGATCCAAGTCGGCGGGGCCCCCAGCAGCCGGCACTGGTCCACTGAGCTCTGTGACTGCTGTACAGACACCAAAACCT gctgctGTGGCTTCTGGTGCTTCCCCTGCATGCAGTGCAAGGCCGCAGGGGACTTCGGCTGGTGCTGCGCCATGCCCCTGCTGGACTTCTTCTGCTGCGCCGTGTCCTGCTGCCTGCGCGCCTCCATGAGAGAGCGATACAACATTGAC ggttcGGGCTGTAATGACTGCTGTGCGTTGATGTGGTGTTACCCGTTCGTCTGGTGCCAAATGGCTCGGGAAGTCAAGATCCGCAAGCATGGAAGTGCACTGCCCACCACTACGGTGATCACCAACCAGGTCACCTCACACTAG
- the LOC132475693 gene encoding cornifelin homolog B-like: protein MAYQQQHPPPYQQHPYQQPPYQQPPYQQQPQQQQPRPAITSVTTTTQSVMSGMWSSGVCDCCSDMETCCCGYWCFPCLQCKTTGDFGWCCCLPLVDVCCVVSCCLRSSMRERYGINGSCCDDFCQLLWCYPCVWCQMAREVKNRGRTGNTSVVTTQVIQV from the exons ATGGCCTACCAACAGCAACACCCGCCACCCTACCAACAGCATCCCTACCAGCAACCGCCCTACCAGCAACCGCCCTACCAGCAGCAaccccagcaacagcagccccGGCCAGCCATCACCAGCgtaaccaccacaacacaatcaGTGATGTCTGGGATGTGGAGCAGTGGCGTGTGTGATTGCTGCTCGGACATGGAAACCT GCTGCTGCGGGTACTGGTGCTTCCCCTGCTTGCAGTGCAAGACCACCGGAGACTTTGGCTGGTGCTGCTGTCTGCCCTTGGTGGACGTCTGCTGCGTCGTGTCCTGCTGCCTGCGCTCCTCCATGCGAGAGCGCTACGGCATAAAT GGTTCATGCTGTGACGACTTCTGTCAACTGTTATGGTGTTACCCATGCGTCTGGTGCCAAATGGCACGGGAAGTCAAGAACAGAGGTCGTACTGGCAACACTTCGGTGGTCACCACCCAGGTCATCCAAGTCTAG